The proteins below are encoded in one region of Oculatellaceae cyanobacterium:
- a CDS encoding ROK family protein, which produces MMAENKSILTLAVDIGGSGIKVIVLDEAGKPQTERTRVETPQPPKPDVVINAIASLAATQGAFDRVSVGFPGVVRNGITETAANLDFDWLGFELGAALSDSLGKPVRVINDADMQGFGAISGIGVELVITLGTGFGSALFLNGKLVPNLELGHHPFRKSETYEQQLGRAALERVGEKKWNNRLEKAIAALQHLFNYDYLYIGGGEAKKVSIYLPPNIKIVPNVTGLLGGIALWRD; this is translated from the coding sequence ATGATGGCAGAAAATAAATCTATCCTTACCTTAGCGGTTGATATTGGCGGCAGTGGGATCAAAGTTATAGTATTAGACGAAGCTGGCAAGCCCCAAACTGAACGTACCCGCGTAGAGACACCACAACCTCCTAAGCCAGATGTGGTAATTAATGCGATCGCTTCCTTAGCAGCCACACAAGGGGCATTTGACCGCGTATCTGTCGGCTTTCCTGGGGTTGTGCGTAACGGTATTACTGAAACAGCAGCAAACTTAGATTTTGATTGGTTAGGGTTTGAGTTAGGCGCAGCTTTGTCCGATAGTTTAGGTAAGCCTGTACGAGTCATCAATGATGCCGATATGCAGGGATTTGGCGCGATTTCAGGCATAGGAGTAGAACTGGTAATTACCTTGGGAACTGGTTTTGGTTCAGCACTATTTTTAAACGGCAAATTAGTGCCTAATTTAGAGTTAGGACACCATCCGTTTCGTAAAAGTGAAACCTATGAACAGCAATTAGGTCGTGCAGCTTTAGAAAGAGTTGGGGAGAAAAAATGGAATAATCGCTTAGAAAAAGCGATCGCTGCTCTGCAACATCTATTTAATTATGATTACCTCTACATTGGCGGTGGTGAAGCTAAAAAAGTCAGCATCTACCTACCACCCAATATCAAGATTGTTCCCAATGTTACAGGTTTATTAGGTGGAATTGCTTTGTGGCGAGATTAA